In one window of Apium graveolens cultivar Ventura unplaced genomic scaffold, ASM990537v1 ctg4271, whole genome shotgun sequence DNA:
- the LOC141701644 gene encoding histone H3.3-like yields MARTKQTARKSIGGKVPRKPLTHKVARMRAPTTGAYRKPHRYRPGTVALREIRKYQKTTELLILKLPFQRLVREIAQGIKVN; encoded by the exons atGGCTCGTACCAAGCAAACTGCTCGTAAATCTATTGGAGGAAAGGTTCCTCGAAAGCCGCTCACACACAAG GTTGCTCGTATGCGTGCTCCAACAACTGGTGCCTATAGGAAGCCACATAGATACCGCCCTGGAACAGTTGCCCTTCG TGAGATCCGTAAGTATCAGAAGACTACTGAGCTTTTGATATTAAAACTTCCATTCCAGAGGCTTGTACGTGAAATTGCTCAAGGAATTAAGGTTAATTAG